The stretch of DNA TCGCCAATTGCGACCCAGAGATCGTTCTCCTGGCGATGCATGATGACAGGGACCGCCATCAGCGTCGAGTGGCGGAATTCGTGGGTTTGATTGCCGGTGGCTTCTTCCAGACCCAGGCAAAGCTCCAGCACTTTCTGAACTCGATCCGCCTCATCACCAGCCCGAATCAGCAGGATCATCGAGCTCACTCGCCAGAAGGGAGGTATGGCCTCCAGAGTTCCCGGAAACGAGGCGTCACCATTCTCGTTAGCCTTGCCATCTTCCAGTTTTTTCTGCGCGCGGGCAATAATGGCTTCGTCAAAGGCAGGTGTGGGTTCAATCCACAGGCTGCCGGCATGGCGAACGAGGACATGCTTCAGAAATTTCATACGGAAGAGATTCGCTTCGGCGTGATCCCAATCGGCGAGCGTCACTCCAAAATCGTGATCCAGCTCTTCAGAAAAATCACGATGGGCACGATCCAGCGCCTGCCGGAAATTGCTGATTTCGACATCGGCAAAAAAACCATCGATCCCAGGGGCACCGGGATCACCTTTGCCTGGTGCCGTCCATTCACTGCGATAGACCGCCGTGACAGGTGCTGCCCGCTGGACAACCAGATCGGGCTCCCCGGGAGGTAACCCCGCCTGATCGACGCCAAACAGCATCAGCAGGAGTTGCAGCAAGTGCATCGTTGTCGATTGTGCTTCCATTGGCCTGCTTCCCCTGGTGAAAACGATTTTTCAATCTTGCATGCTAATCATGCAGGAGCGGGCTTACCAATTCAGAGGGGTTTCTGTCGTGTTTCTCAGTCAACAACTGATTGCGGCCAACGCAGGTAAAGCCTACCTTCATTGAGAATCGTGGATCAGCCAGCAGGACCCGCTGACTTTTACAGAATCAGCTCAATCCAGAATCAGCACCACATGAGAGGGAGTCAGGCAACATGTTGAGAGAATGGCTCAGAAAGATTTGCTTCGGGCTCCCACTGGTGTTACTAAATGCCATGATGTTTGTGGCTTTAGGACATGTGAATTCAGCCCTGGCAGCCGATGCGATTGATTTTTCCAAAGCACCTAAAGCAGGGGAACAGGTCGCGCAGAAGCTGATTCTTGAAAATCTGCCGGCACAGGCCATTCAGTATTGGATTTATCTGCCCAAGAATTACACCGCCAGCGACACTTCGAAAAAATGGCCCGTGATGCTGTTTTTGCATGGCGCTGGGGAAAGTGGTTCTGATCTGGAGAAGGTCAAAAAGCACGGCCCCCCCAAGCTCGTGGGAACCTTGCCTGAACTCGAACAATTCATCGTGGTTTCACCTCAAGCCACGGAAACACAGCGGCCTGTGTTTGAGCGATGGGATGCTGGTGAGTTACAGGCTTTGGTTGAACATATTCTCAAGACCACACATTCGGACAAAGATCGCGTCTATCTCACAGGGCTGAGCATGGGTGGTTTTGGTTCATGGCGACTGGCAGCAAAACAACCGACACTGTTCGCAGCCGTCGTGCCTGTTTGTGGAGGTGGTAAGGCCGAATATGGCGAAGCCATCAAATCGCTTCCCATCTGGACGTTTCATGGTGATGCAGATTCCGTCGTGCCACTCAAAGCAACCACAGAGATGGTGGAGGCGATTCGTGCTGCCGGTGGCCAGCCAAAGTTGACCGTCTATCCAGGTGTCGGCCATGACAGTTGGACAGCCACTTACAACAACCCTGAACTTTACAAGTGGCTCCTCGAACAGCACCGCTGAAGATTTTCACGCTGATCGCTTTCATTCTGAGACTGAGTCAAAGCCAGGCAAATTCGAAAGTCATCTCGAATCTCAGGGAACTTATCCTCACCAGGGGATGACCACTGGTAAAAGGTTCGAAACAAGGAACGTAACTGATGAATGGACTCGGTGCGCGTGCGTTAGAACTGGCGATGCAACTGATTCGCATCCCGACGGTCAGCCGAGACAGTAATCATGCCGCGACATTGTTTCTAGAAAACTGGCTGAAAGAGCATGGCTTTATCACGGAAGTTCTCACATACCACGATTTTAAAGGTGTTTTGAAATCGAGTGTGATCGGACGAAGAGGCCCCGCAAAATCGATGGGTGGCGTCGCCTACTTCTGCCACACCGATGTAGTTCCTGCCGAGGGATGGGTGGGCATTCAAGAGCATGATTCTCTGAAAGGCCCGGCTCAACCACAACAACCTTTTGAACCCGTCATCATGGGTGACCGCCTGTATGGGCGCGGTGCCTGTGATATGAAAGGTTCAGCTGCGGCTTTTCTGGCAGCGATTGAGCAATGCCCCATCGAGGAGCAGGCGGCACCGATTTATGTGGTGGCCACTGCCGATGAAGAAGTCGGATTCTATGGGGCCGCCGATGTGGCTGCCCGATCACAACTTTATCGACAACTCGTTGAGGAAAAGGCGGCTGGTGTTATTGGCGAACCCACCGAGTTGAGTGTGGTTCATGCACATAAGGGGATGTACGTTCTCAAGGCGACTTCCGCAGGCAGAGCAGCTCATTCGAGTACTCGCGAAGGCCTCAATGCCAATCTGGCAATGATCGACTTTCTGTGTGAAATGAAGCGATTGCATGACCAGACACTGACAGATCCTGCCTGGCTCGATGCACGCTTCGATCCACCCTGGATCAGTTGGAATATTGGTATTAACGACTTCACGCATGTGGTGAATATGACACCCGCGCAAAGTGTCTGCACCGTTTCGTTTCGTCCCATGCCTGATCAACAGCCGGATGAACTCGTGACGCAGGTCGAACAGCTTGCTGCTGCCTCTGGACTGACGTTTGAAGTCATTCGCCGCGGACAACCACTCTATCTCGACCCGGCATCGCCCTTTGTCAAAACGATGTGCGAGCTTTCGGGGTCTGGATCATCGCAGACAGTCAGTTATGGTACTGACGGCACAATGTTTACAGAAATCGAACAGATGATCGTCCTGGGCCCGGGTTCGATTCGACAGGCACATACTGCCGATGAATTCATCACTTTGGAACAACTACAAAGTGGGGCCGAACTTTACAGCCGAATTATCCTGCAACTGGTCTCAAACCAGAGTGAGTGATTCATTCAGACCAAAGCTGGATGGGCAAGAACTTACTGATCGTAAGGTTGCAGAGCAGCCGGTGGCGACACTCCGGGAACTGGTGGAATGGCTGGCTGCGCAGGACTCACTGATTGAGCTGGTGAAGGTGGGACTGGCATTGGGGTCACACCACCGGCTGGCGGCACTTCCTGCCACTGCGTCCGCTGCAAGGCGTCATTCGGGTAAACGTAAGGATACGCCTGCGGATAAGGATGACAGCGGCAAGGAGGCGTATAAGAGCCTTCTTCCTGGCACCGCTCTTTGCAGCCACCGCAAACCACGCACTTTGTCCCACACCAATCGGCTTTACCGATGCGGGTCAGATCCCAACGGGGAGACCAGAAGACCTGAGCATTTCCTTCGTGATCGGAAACATCGTCAATCACATCGGCATAAGGGTTATACAGGCGGCAGCACTGGCAACCACTCAGCCCGAACAAAATCAGGCTGCTCAAAGCAGGCAACAGCATGATGCTGAACACAGCGTGGCGCACGTCGAACCCCCTGTACGGAAACATCTCCAGAAGTGGTTATCGGCGGCAACGAGTTTCAACCTTGACGAATTTGCCGAATCTAACAGCTTTGCCGCCATGGCCGAAAATCGGTGAACCTTAAGCCCTCTGAACGATGGAACCACACGCGAAGGGACGCAAGGCGTCGATCATGTCGGATCCCGCCTGTCAATTTGTAACGATTGTAGTGGTCGTAGCACCGGACAGGGGGTGTCCTCGCTGGATTCTTCGGCAGGGCCGGTTGTTGCGGCTGATTCCACACAAGCGTCATAACCGATACCCCAAGTGATGGTGCCGGAGAAGGCGTCCATCGCTGAGAAAGAACTGCCGGGTCAGAAGAGTCATCAACAACATTTGCACAACTCACCCGGCGAATTTGATCTCGCGAATGCAGGTTGAACTTAAGAAATTCCAGCGGCAAATGAATGGCTGTTCCTCTGCCAAACCCGGTTGAGAGCAGTTGCCAGATCATTTGTCGGTCAATGAATGTTGGGCCAACTCATCAGGGACAGCCGGAGAGCATTGAACAACTTTTCTGGCTCAACACTTCAGTAGGCGGGCTTCACAACGGAAGGTGAAGAAACATGGTTAAGTGGTATCTTCTGCGAAATGTTTTGCTCGCCGCTGTATTGGCCAGTGTGGGATCGGGCTGTGCTCGTTCGAGTCAGACGTTGACCGGCTGGTTCGACCGGGAACCCAAAGTTGATGCTCAAGGGAAGCCGCTTTCGAAAGAGGAAGCTGGTAAAGAATCCTTCGCCTCCAAGGAGAAGGCTTCCAAGAAGTCGACTGCTGAAAAAGAGGAGCTTGCCGACGCTGACGAAGCTGGTGAAGGGGTGAAGAAGGCCAGTTGGTTCTCGTGGGGTAAGGACGACGACAAAGCCTCGTCTTCATCGAAAGATGACAAAAGCAAGTCCCCCGTGGCTTCTCAAGAATCCAAAGAGAAGTCCACCACTTCGAAATCATCGGCAGATAATCAAGTCGCCAAGAGCGATTCCAAAGCCAGTACAGGCAGCAAGACTCCCGCATCGACACAAAGCAATCCGACCAAACCCACCAAGGGTCTCTCCAGCACAAAGGCCTTTGAAGGGACGGCACTGGCCGACACCAAGTCTGACAGCACTTTGAAAGATGCTGCCAGTAGCGAAAAGAAGGCGGTCAAGCCGACACGCGGGCCTTCTCGTGATCTGATTCCTGCGGATGAAGATCCATTCCTGGCGGAAGCGTTGGCAGATATTGCCGCCGGGCGTGGCAATGGGCCGGAGCGTGTGCAGAACAAATCCGAAGCGGGGCAAGTTGTCAAATCCGATTCGGCCAAGACTGCTCCACCAAAATCTGCCACATCCAAAGAAACGACGACAAGCAAGCCAGCCGCAGATCTCGTTGCAGGTAGATCGCCAGAGAAAGAGAAAGTCTCTCCAAACGGCACACAGACAAAAGTTCCTTCGAAGCCAACTTCGGAAGTGACTGGTGAGGAAGATTTCGCGGCCTGGATCTCGAAGATCGAAGGGCGAAGCGAGGCCGAAGCCAAGCTGGAAAAGCCCGCCCAAGAGACCACTTCCAAGTCTGAACAGCTTGTGGCTGCTGTGAAATCGGGTGGAAAGATTCCCGAAGTCAAAGCGACTAAGCAACCGACCAAAACTTTCGACTGGGCGACGGAAACTCCTGAACCTCAAGTGGCTCAGGCAGCAGCGAAAAAGGGAGAGACGTTTGCCGAGTTGCAATCGGACTCTACCAAAAAGATCGAAAGCCTGAGCCGCTCTCTGAAAAGCACAGCCAGCAATGCTCGCGACAAAGCCGCCGACGAGTTAATGGAATCGAAGGCGATTGCCAGCACCGAATGGGCCGATACCACAAACTCTCTGCGGGAGAAGGGTGAAAATCTCTCCGGCGAGTTGCGGAAGGAAGTCAAAGATCAGGCGGTTCAATTTGCTGATCTCGCCACGGAAACATCCGAAGCTGCTGCCGATATGGCCTGGGCTCAGGTCGAAAATGAGAAGAGCCGACTGGTCGCTTCGACAGCCAATGCCACAACTGAGGCTGCGAATCGAATTCAGGATGCCTTTGACTGGGAAAAAGAGACGACTGTCACCCCCACAGCTATTGCCAAAAAGACGGGGGCAACTGCTCCTGTCATCAAAGGGCTGATTGAGAAGTGTGGTGCGATCAGTGAAGAAGTTAAACCCCTGGTGCAGGGGCTGGAAACCAGCAGTGTTGATGCGATTCGTCATAACGTTCATCGGTTAGGTCAAATGGATGCAAAAGGCCAGGAAGCTGTTCCTGCCCTGAATGCTCTGCTCGACCACGAAGATCCCTATGTGAAAGTTCACTCAGCTCTCGCTTTGAGCCGCCTGGGAGCAGAATCGCCCAAGGTGCTGAAGACATTGGTGGGTGGACTGAAGTCGCAGGATTCCGGAGTACGCAGCTTTTCGGCGGCTGTGATCGGCGAACTGGGTCCGCTGGGGGCAGAGGCTTTGCCAGCCTTGGCCACTTCGCTCGATGATCCCGATGGTTATGTTCGTCTGCATGCGGCTGAAGTTCTGGTGCGAAATGATCGCTTTGCAGGTCGGGCTCTCGACACGCTACAGAACTGCCTGAAGGATTCAGATGAGAACATCCGCTGGCTGGCCACATACTCACTGGCTGAGCTGGCACCACAAAGACCCGACACAGTGCTGTGCCTGATGAAGGTTCTGAATGATCCTGCAAAGCGAGTCCGTGTGGGGGCTATCTACGCACTGGGTGAGATTGGTGCCTTATCGCGAGTAGCGATTCCAGAACTCGAACAGGCCGCCACTGATCCTGATCAGGAATTGCGGGCCGCTGCTCAGTACGCCTTGCAGCAGATCAAATCCTGAGTGACCTGTAGATTATTCGTAGAGACTTTGCGATGTATTCAAGCACGAACCTCACTCGCCAATCGCGAATGAGGTTCGTGCTTTTTGCTTATAGGTCGCGCCAGGAATTGGACTCGATGGGCTGTTGGGGCAGGGAATGATCGGCGAGGGAATACGTCCATGCCCACTTCCATGAGAGATCTTGGGAATCGAGTTCATCCTGCTGTTCAACTTGGATGATCGTGCGGTGGTACATGGCATAGGCACCATTTGCCAGAGCGGGATAACCAGGAAACTCTTCCACAGGATCGAGAACCTGCCAGTCATGGGCTGGATCTTGCAGCTCAAAGAGCTCGCCGGGAATCTTTTGCTCCGGCGCGATCGGCGATCTTCGTCTCTCCGACGATGAGATTGAAGGCAGGATCATTGCGGGGAATGTTCCCAGATTGACGAGGCTGCCGCGTGTGATGCGTGGGCTCACCAACCGGCTGCCCACGTTTTCCAGAAAGGGATGGCGGCATTCGCCCTGCATTAACGTGCCGTAAACAAAGAGTTGCCTGATAAGGGGTGCAGGAGTTTCACCAGCAGCGACTTGATCAAGAACTTCACTGGCAGTCGGGCCCACGAGACCATGGTTCAAGGCAAAGCGATCATATCCTTGTTGAACAATGGCGACATAATCTAAGTGAGGCTCGACATAGGCTTGCCTGACAGTCGGCTTGGCGGTGTAGGTTTCAACCTGTTGAGGCACTCCGGCAGCATTGATGGCGAATGTCGGGTACCTCTGATAGCCACTTGTCGTAGCACGCAGTCCCTCCTTGCGATTCATCGCGCTCCAGGCTGTTTCGTCCATCTCGAAGATGACCCCCGGGACGACATGGCCTGTCGCTGGTTCGACATCGAGCACAC from Planctopirus ephydatiae encodes:
- a CDS encoding carboxylesterase family protein, translating into MLREWLRKICFGLPLVLLNAMMFVALGHVNSALAADAIDFSKAPKAGEQVAQKLILENLPAQAIQYWIYLPKNYTASDTSKKWPVMLFLHGAGESGSDLEKVKKHGPPKLVGTLPELEQFIVVSPQATETQRPVFERWDAGELQALVEHILKTTHSDKDRVYLTGLSMGGFGSWRLAAKQPTLFAAVVPVCGGGKAEYGEAIKSLPIWTFHGDADSVVPLKATTEMVEAIRAAGGQPKLTVYPGVGHDSWTATYNNPELYKWLLEQHR
- a CDS encoding M20/M25/M40 family metallo-hydrolase; translated protein: MNGLGARALELAMQLIRIPTVSRDSNHAATLFLENWLKEHGFITEVLTYHDFKGVLKSSVIGRRGPAKSMGGVAYFCHTDVVPAEGWVGIQEHDSLKGPAQPQQPFEPVIMGDRLYGRGACDMKGSAAAFLAAIEQCPIEEQAAPIYVVATADEEVGFYGAADVAARSQLYRQLVEEKAAGVIGEPTELSVVHAHKGMYVLKATSAGRAAHSSTREGLNANLAMIDFLCEMKRLHDQTLTDPAWLDARFDPPWISWNIGINDFTHVVNMTPAQSVCTVSFRPMPDQQPDELVTQVEQLAAASGLTFEVIRRGQPLYLDPASPFVKTMCELSGSGSSQTVSYGTDGTMFTEIEQMIVLGPGSIRQAHTADEFITLEQLQSGAELYSRIILQLVSNQSE
- a CDS encoding HEAT repeat domain-containing protein — protein: MVKWYLLRNVLLAAVLASVGSGCARSSQTLTGWFDREPKVDAQGKPLSKEEAGKESFASKEKASKKSTAEKEELADADEAGEGVKKASWFSWGKDDDKASSSSKDDKSKSPVASQESKEKSTTSKSSADNQVAKSDSKASTGSKTPASTQSNPTKPTKGLSSTKAFEGTALADTKSDSTLKDAASSEKKAVKPTRGPSRDLIPADEDPFLAEALADIAAGRGNGPERVQNKSEAGQVVKSDSAKTAPPKSATSKETTTSKPAADLVAGRSPEKEKVSPNGTQTKVPSKPTSEVTGEEDFAAWISKIEGRSEAEAKLEKPAQETTSKSEQLVAAVKSGGKIPEVKATKQPTKTFDWATETPEPQVAQAAAKKGETFAELQSDSTKKIESLSRSLKSTASNARDKAADELMESKAIASTEWADTTNSLREKGENLSGELRKEVKDQAVQFADLATETSEAAADMAWAQVENEKSRLVASTANATTEAANRIQDAFDWEKETTVTPTAIAKKTGATAPVIKGLIEKCGAISEEVKPLVQGLETSSVDAIRHNVHRLGQMDAKGQEAVPALNALLDHEDPYVKVHSALALSRLGAESPKVLKTLVGGLKSQDSGVRSFSAAVIGELGPLGAEALPALATSLDDPDGYVRLHAAEVLVRNDRFAGRALDTLQNCLKDSDENIRWLATYSLAELAPQRPDTVLCLMKVLNDPAKRVRVGAIYALGEIGALSRVAIPELEQAATDPDQELRAAAQYALQQIKS
- a CDS encoding gamma-glutamylcyclotransferase is translated as MSSKLYFAYGSNLNQTDLQEWALQQNVSLGAMTPLGRAWLPDHRLVFSLHSRRRQGGVLDVEPATGHVVPGVIFEMDETAWSAMNRKEGLRATTSGYQRYPTFAINAAGVPQQVETYTAKPTVRQAYVEPHLDYVAIVQQGYDRFALNHGLVGPTASEVLDQVAAGETPAPLIRQLFVYGTLMQGECRHPFLENVGSRLVSPRITRGSLVNLGTFPAMILPSISSSERRRSPIAPEQKIPGELFELQDPAHDWQVLDPVEEFPGYPALANGAYAMYHRTIIQVEQQDELDSQDLSWKWAWTYSLADHSLPQQPIESNSWRDL